TAATGCGCCTCAACAGATTTGAATACATCGTCTCCTCCGCTGGAAACAGAAGGGATTCCGGCTCTGTCCAGAAGCCTCTTGATTTTTTTACCTTCACTGTGCCTGCGGACAAGTATGGCAATATCTCCGGGCTTTACAGGTTTCCCTGATATTCTGGCTTTTTCAGAAATCAGCTTTGAAATCCTATCTGTCACATATTCACAAATCAGATTTTCAGGTTTTTTAATGGAATCATTTTTTTTCCCTGCAAATGCGAATATTTCTAAGGGCCCAGCAATTCCTGGATATTCGAAGTCCGAATTGGTTCTTCCATCCGAAGCTTTTGAATTGAAATAATTGATCCCGTCAAAGACAAAGGGATTCTCTCTGTTTGAAAAAATGGAGTTTACTGCCTGAATAAGATCACCGTCAGATCTCCAGTTGGTTGTAAGAGTGTATTTTTTCTCTGCTTGTTCCGACGCTTTAAGATACGCAAAAATATCCGCGCCTCTGAAGCCGTATATTGACTGTTTAGGATCTCCGATGAGAAAGAGTGGTGTCGAGTTTTTGAAGGCTGTAGAGAAAATATCGTACTGAATATGGTCTGTATCCTGAAACTCATCTATCAGAGCTGCCCTGAATCTTTTTCTTAGTGATGCGCAGATTTTTTCACTGAATGGGCCTTTAATGGCATCATGAACCTTCAGGAGAAGATCATTGAAGCCGAGTGTGTTGTTAATATTCTTCCTCTTTTCTGATTCCGAAGAAAAGTACTCCATGAAATCCATTTTTACGCGATTCAGTTCAGCAATATAAAAATCTGAAAGAAGGTCTGATGTGTTTTTCAGATCTTCGCACAGATCGAAAAAATCATGGACAGGCGGATTCTGGCCTTTTTTTGTTTTACCTTCGATAAATGAGCTGGTCAGCTTTTCAAAATCATCGAAAAGAGCTGGCATAGGTGTTTCACTCGAAAGATATTCATCAATGTTTTCAAAAAGCCTTTTTATTATTCCTTCTTTATAGGATGTTCCGTTCAATGTTTTGGATTCGAGCAGACAGCTTCTTATTTCCTTATTTTTACTTTCCCACATGTTTTTTGCTTTTTCAAAAGAGAGCCTGAATTCTTTTTCTGCTTTGATGATCCCGAAGTTATTTGAATCTAAACTGTCTGAATTGTTATGAAAATCCTTTACCGTGACTTTAAGGAATGGCCTGATTTTTGACATGAATTGGGGAATTAATCCTGAAAAGAACTTATTATCCACAAGATAACTGAGGAAGATTTTTGAATCATAAATATTATTCCCAGTATTATTCGCATCTTTTTTGAATCGTGATCTAAGGAAGTCAGAAATTATTTCGGCTTCGAGGTCTGAAAGATCCGGCTCAAGCCGAAAATCAAACATAGAGCCTGTTTCAAAGGCCTGTTCCTGTAAAACTCTTCTGCAGAAACCGTGAATTGTGAATATGGAAGCTTTGTCAAAGGTTCTAAGGGCAATTTCAAGTTTCATTTCCGCGAGTTTTCTTGAATTGCCATCAAGCTGTGACAAGGATTCAGAAAATGAGTCTGTTCCGGATATTGCGCCTTTCTTAAGATGATCAAGGCATTCCTTGAGCCTTTTTCTTATTCTGTCCTTTAGTTCCGCTGTGGCGGCCTCTGTGAATGTTACGACAAGAATGCTCTCAACAGGGAGATTGCTTTCAAGTACAAATCTGAGATAAAGAGAGGCAATGGAGTATGTTTTGCCGGTTCCAGCGCTTGCTTCAATCAGGTTTACTCCTGACAGTTCGCATGTGAAAGGGTCAAATTCCATAAATTTTTTGTCACCGGTCATTTCTTATTTTACCTCTTGAGTTGCAAGGATCACAGGGGTGAAAATATTTACCGCTATTTCTTTGAATTCTTCAGAATTAAAGAAAAGATCCGTAATATCATCTCCAAAGCACAGGTTTTCGTAAAACCCAGGTTCTATGGAAGAATTGAAACCTGAAAGTCTTTTTTCAATTTCACTGTAAAGAGCTTTTGTTTCCTTGTTTTTTAATACTGCTGCTGCGTAATCTCTGGATGTGTCAGGAAGAAAATGAAGGGGCTTCATAAGTCCTTTTTGATAATACTTCAGAAATTCTTGCAGGTGTTTTTCAGCTTCATCCACGCTAATGCACGAAGAACTGATTTTAGAAACTGAACGCTTGGTTTTTGAGTCCCCAAAACCTGCAAGAACAAAAGAATCTGCCTCGCACCCCGCCATTCTGCACGCCAGAAAATCTATCCATGCCGAAAGGAGGATATTAGCGGGATTAATGCTTCCGTATCTTACAAAAATAAGCTTGGATCCAGTTTCATCTTCCCTGATAGACGCATTAACATTGCCATTAAGCGTGAAATTACCAATCTGAAAATCTATTTCAATAATTGCTTTTCTGCATGATGCAAAATCGACAGAGTATTCCACTGCATCAGCCTCAGATTCATATATACTCTGGGTCAGTTCTCCTAAGCTGCCATGTGGAAGCAAACCCTGGGAGCTTAGGATTTTCTGCCTTGATGAGATATTATTTATTTTCTGTCTCAATTCCATATTTTTGCTGAATATCAAGTGGCGTTCAAGTCCTGATGGCATTGATGCTCCCATGATTTCAGATTCCTGGTCCTGAAAATCAAGATTTGCGCCCAGAACATATCTGACTGCATATTCACAAGGGTTTTTCCAGAATTTCTTTAAATCAGCAAGTGATACAGGGCCTTTCAGATGATCATCAAATGGAAGTTCTTTCTCCCAGAATTCTTTTTTTGCATGGTTTTTAGAAATAATTGCAGATGCTGCGTCAAAATACTCCCTGTTAAAGCTAAAAATCCTTTTCTCATTATTCATTTCAAAAGAAGTTGGAGAAAAGCCATGCATCGGATGCTTGATGATTAATTTCTCTGAGGTTTTTTCGTTGGTTTCAGAAACAGTTGATCCGTCAATATAATCCAGAAGCTCTGAAACCAGAACAGAAGGAGGTATTATTGAATTGTCTCTGGCGCTTTGTCCTGTATAGCTTATATAAAGCTTCTCCCTCGCCGATATGATTATGTCGAGGAAAAGCTGCCTGTCGTCTTTTCTTATTGACGGGTCACCAGGTTTTGGCGATTCAATTGTAAGGTCAAAACCAGGAGGATTTTCGTTCCTTGGGAAAGAGTCATTGTTCATGCCAAGAAGGCAAATGACCCTGAAAGGAATGCTTCGCATTGGAAGCATCGCACAGAAAGTAATTCCACCTGTCAGAAATCCATAGCTTGAGGCACTGTCTTCAAGCTCTTTTGAGAGGAACTCGGCTATGATGCCGATGTCAGTTTTTTCATTTATTCCGGCTTTTTCTGCAATATCCTTGAGTTTGAGGAGCTGGCTTCTGATGTTTCTTTTTACAGGCCCTGTTTCGCTGTCATCCATAAACATGTCAAGAAGGTTTGAAAGAAGAACGACCCATTCCCCCACTGTCTTTTTGTTTTCCAATTCATTTATTGCAGATGTCATGGACGACCAGAATCCGAGAAATTTTGAAAGAGCAGCGTAGTTTGACGTCATAATTCCGGGAAGAGGGGATATGCCGCAGAAAGAATCCATATCTTCATCCTGCATGGCTATGCCAAGAAGCAGTCTGTCAATCGCATGGGCCCAGGTGTTTTCCCTGAAACCCGGAAGTCCGAGACTTATTCTTTGCTTTTCATCCATTTCTCCTGAGACTCTTGCGTCTGACAGCCATTTTTTTATCAGGTCAAGATCCTCTCCATCAATCTCAAACTTTGCTGAAACGCATCTGTTTTCAATTATTTCCAGGACTTCATGTCTGCAAAGCCTTGATTTACCCAGTCTAATTACGGACAGAAAGCAGTCAGTCGCCTTTTTTTCTTCTCCGGAAAGCCTGTCAGCCACAGTAAAGGGTATTCTCACACTTGACCCGCCGGATGAGCCGAAAACTGCCTCTATACATGGCCCGTATTTTCCTATTTCAGGAGTCATGACAATAATGTCTGATGGACTGAGGTTTTGATCTTTTTCAAGCATGTCGAGGATTCTGTCAAACAGGACTTCGGTTTCCCTCAAAGGGCTGTGGCATGAGTGAAACCATAGAGAATCGTCGTTTATATCCCATTTATGCCTTGAGTCCTCGTCAGCAGCGGGGTTTTCAAGAAAGAGCATGGACGATTGTATGAAAGACAGAAGGTTGTTGTTTCCTCCGGGGTTATTCCGGACAAATATGTCTTGCTCAACAATATTTTCACGAGCGTATAGTAATTCGAGAAAATCAGAAGAGCTTTCACCTAAGGATTCCAGAAGATCATTGGTCTGCTCAAAATGCATATCAGAAATAATTTCACCTTTTCTTACAGCCGCCTTGCGCTGGCTTATACTTGGCAGATTGCCCCAATATTCCATACATGGACTCAGACAGAAAATGCTCACGTCGCAGATGCCTGACATGGCATCAAGCACATTGATGTAAGAAGGTGAAAGACTGGCTATTCCGAAAATGTTCAGTCGCTTTGGTAACAGCTCAAGATTTAAATTGCCGTTAA
Above is a genomic segment from Desulforegula conservatrix Mb1Pa containing:
- the recC gene encoding exodeoxyribonuclease V subunit gamma — its product is MIRLFLCNKAEVLGDMLASELTKPVSDAFTPEIIAIQARGMERWISMIIASKTGICANIDFSFPKKIINQIIHAQKGLDYEKSPFKNDILKFVIFRLLENPAKLGDEFEIIRNYCSSDQNGLKRFQLSGHIATAFEKYLFYRPELILKWDSGGDDIWQAKLWRMITSEYFFPHPALLINEFVSKAVNGNLNLELLPKRLNIFGIASLSPSYINVLDAMSGICDVSIFCLSPCMEYWGNLPSISQRKAAVRKGEIISDMHFEQTNDLLESLGESSSDFLELLYARENIVEQDIFVRNNPGGNNNLLSFIQSSMLFLENPAADEDSRHKWDINDDSLWFHSCHSPLRETEVLFDRILDMLEKDQNLSPSDIIVMTPEIGKYGPCIEAVFGSSGGSSVRIPFTVADRLSGEEKKATDCFLSVIRLGKSRLCRHEVLEIIENRCVSAKFEIDGEDLDLIKKWLSDARVSGEMDEKQRISLGLPGFRENTWAHAIDRLLLGIAMQDEDMDSFCGISPLPGIMTSNYAALSKFLGFWSSMTSAINELENKKTVGEWVVLLSNLLDMFMDDSETGPVKRNIRSQLLKLKDIAEKAGINEKTDIGIIAEFLSKELEDSASSYGFLTGGITFCAMLPMRSIPFRVICLLGMNNDSFPRNENPPGFDLTIESPKPGDPSIRKDDRQLFLDIIISAREKLYISYTGQSARDNSIIPPSVLVSELLDYIDGSTVSETNEKTSEKLIIKHPMHGFSPTSFEMNNEKRIFSFNREYFDAASAIISKNHAKKEFWEKELPFDDHLKGPVSLADLKKFWKNPCEYAVRYVLGANLDFQDQESEIMGASMPSGLERHLIFSKNMELRQKINNISSRQKILSSQGLLPHGSLGELTQSIYESEADAVEYSVDFASCRKAIIEIDFQIGNFTLNGNVNASIREDETGSKLIFVRYGSINPANILLSAWIDFLACRMAGCEADSFVLAGFGDSKTKRSVSKISSSCISVDEAEKHLQEFLKYYQKGLMKPLHFLPDTSRDYAAAVLKNKETKALYSEIEKRLSGFNSSIEPGFYENLCFGDDITDLFFNSEEFKEIAVNIFTPVILATQEVK